The Burkholderia pyrrocinia genome includes a region encoding these proteins:
- a CDS encoding aminotransferase class IV, which translates to MNTQILPVGTASLRDVAQPVGDLDDPAVHEAASALGAALRAFRDAHGFGRAVAAPQIGIGQRMIALALAGWPGVIVNPEIVWRSDARMTLWDDCMCFPDLLVRVERHASVSVRYMTLDGTSHLREALSPDVSELLQHEIDHLDGKLSFDRVAGPNAIVHRSAFDAARASFVAQVDYAPNAAPHVPEEKGMAPHGVSSVEAPAFPPGAAYLNGRFVPIADARVSVLDWGFLHSDATYDTVHVWNGRFFRLDLHIARFRRSLARLRLNVPLGDEALRDILVECVRRSGLRHAYVEMLCTRGASPTFSRDPRDAVNQFIAFAVPYGSVANERQLREGLHLHLVDVQRIPPDSIDPQVKNYHWLDLVTGLLKGYDAGAESVVLRGADGGIAEGPGFNVFVVRDGRLYTPERGVLHGITRQTVFDLADAMGIAAHAARVDDAQLRDADEVFITSTAGGIMPVTRLDGQAIGDGKPGTVTRRLFDAYWAKHEDPAWTLAVDYAAREMP; encoded by the coding sequence GTGAATACGCAAATTCTTCCCGTGGGCACCGCATCGCTGCGCGACGTCGCGCAGCCGGTCGGCGATCTCGACGATCCCGCGGTGCACGAAGCGGCGAGCGCACTGGGCGCCGCATTGCGCGCGTTTCGCGACGCGCATGGCTTCGGCCGTGCGGTCGCGGCGCCGCAGATCGGCATCGGGCAGCGGATGATCGCGCTCGCGCTGGCCGGCTGGCCGGGCGTGATCGTGAACCCCGAGATCGTGTGGCGCAGCGATGCGCGCATGACGCTGTGGGACGACTGCATGTGCTTTCCAGACCTGCTCGTGCGCGTCGAGCGCCACGCGTCGGTGAGCGTGCGCTACATGACGCTCGACGGCACATCGCATCTGCGGGAGGCGCTGTCGCCCGACGTGTCGGAGTTGCTGCAGCATGAAATCGATCATCTCGACGGCAAGCTGTCGTTCGACCGCGTGGCCGGGCCGAACGCGATCGTGCATCGCAGCGCGTTCGACGCCGCGCGCGCGTCGTTCGTCGCGCAGGTCGATTACGCGCCGAACGCCGCCCCGCATGTTCCCGAGGAGAAGGGCATGGCCCCGCACGGCGTCTCGTCCGTCGAAGCGCCCGCGTTTCCGCCTGGCGCCGCGTACCTGAACGGCCGTTTCGTGCCGATCGCCGACGCGCGCGTGTCGGTGCTCGACTGGGGTTTCCTGCACTCCGACGCCACGTACGACACCGTGCACGTGTGGAACGGCCGCTTCTTCAGGCTCGACCTGCACATCGCGCGGTTCCGGCGCTCGCTGGCCCGGCTGCGATTGAACGTGCCGCTGGGCGACGAGGCGCTGCGCGACATCCTCGTCGAATGCGTGCGCCGCTCGGGCTTGCGCCATGCGTACGTCGAGATGCTGTGCACGCGCGGTGCGTCGCCGACCTTCAGCCGCGACCCGCGCGACGCCGTGAACCAGTTCATCGCGTTCGCGGTGCCGTACGGCTCGGTCGCGAACGAGCGGCAACTGCGCGAAGGCCTGCATCTGCATCTGGTCGACGTGCAGCGAATTCCGCCCGATTCGATCGATCCGCAGGTCAAGAACTACCATTGGCTCGACCTCGTCACGGGTTTGTTGAAGGGCTACGACGCCGGCGCGGAATCGGTCGTGCTGAGGGGCGCGGACGGCGGCATTGCCGAGGGACCGGGGTTCAATGTCTTCGTCGTGCGCGACGGCCGGCTGTACACGCCCGAGCGCGGCGTGCTGCACGGCATCACGCGGCAGACCGTGTTCGATCTCGCCGACGCGATGGGCATCGCCGCACACGCGGCGCGCGTCGACGATGCGCAGCTACGCGATGCGGACGAGGTGTTCATTACGTCGACGGCGGGCGGGATCATGCCCGTCACGCGGCTGGACGGGCAGGCGATCGGCGACGGCAAGCCGGGCACGGTCACGCGCCGGCTGTTCGACGCTTACTGGGCGAAGCACGAGGATCCGGCGTGGACGCTGGCGGTCGACTATGCGGCGCGCGAGATGCCGTGA
- a CDS encoding branched-chain amino acid ABC transporter substrate-binding protein yields MKLKVSHVALAAACALSGAHAIAADVVKIGFAAPLTGPQSNYGTDMQKGVQLAIADFNATRPTIGGKPVTFQLDSQDDQADPRTGTTVAQRLIDDNVRGVIGHFNSGTSIPASDLYDRAGLPQISMATSPQYTARGYKTTYRLLTSDAQAGRIVGMYAVKTLRFKRIAIIDDRTAYGQGIADEFAKAVEAAGGTIVKRDFTNDKALDFSAILTNLKGVNPDAIFYGGGDAQSSPMIRKMRQLGMKSAFVTGEMSRSPTFLKVGGEAAEGAIVYMGGLPKEKMPGFAGYAARYKARFNEDVITYSPYSYDGTIALLTAMKDANSTDPKVYTPYLGKVSIKGVSAPSIAYDTKGDLKDAPVTIYKVEHGAFKPVDTIAGN; encoded by the coding sequence GTGAAGCTGAAGGTATCGCACGTCGCGCTGGCCGCTGCCTGCGCACTGTCGGGCGCGCACGCCATCGCCGCCGACGTCGTCAAGATCGGTTTCGCCGCACCGCTGACCGGCCCGCAATCGAACTACGGCACGGACATGCAGAAGGGCGTGCAACTCGCGATCGCCGATTTCAACGCGACGCGTCCGACGATCGGCGGCAAGCCCGTCACGTTCCAGCTCGACTCGCAGGACGACCAGGCCGATCCGCGCACGGGCACGACCGTGGCGCAGCGGCTGATCGACGACAACGTCCGCGGGGTCATCGGCCACTTCAACTCGGGCACGAGCATTCCGGCATCCGACCTGTACGATCGCGCGGGGCTGCCGCAGATCTCGATGGCGACGTCGCCGCAATATACGGCGCGCGGCTACAAGACGACCTACCGGTTGCTGACGAGCGACGCGCAAGCGGGCCGCATCGTCGGCATGTACGCGGTGAAGACGCTGCGCTTCAAGCGCATCGCGATCATCGACGACCGCACGGCCTACGGCCAGGGCATCGCCGACGAATTCGCGAAGGCCGTGGAGGCGGCGGGCGGCACGATCGTCAAGCGCGACTTCACGAACGACAAGGCGCTCGACTTCTCCGCGATCCTGACCAACCTGAAAGGCGTCAATCCCGACGCGATCTTCTACGGCGGCGGCGACGCGCAATCGTCGCCGATGATCCGCAAGATGCGCCAGCTCGGGATGAAATCGGCGTTCGTGACGGGCGAGATGTCGCGCTCGCCGACGTTCCTGAAGGTCGGCGGCGAAGCGGCCGAAGGCGCGATCGTCTACATGGGCGGGCTGCCGAAGGAAAAAATGCCGGGCTTCGCCGGCTACGCGGCACGCTACAAGGCGCGCTTCAACGAAGACGTGATCACCTATTCTCCGTACTCGTATGACGGCACGATCGCGCTGCTCACCGCGATGAAGGACGCGAACTCGACCGACCCGAAGGTCTATACGCCGTATCTCGGCAAGGTGTCGATCAAGGGCGTGTCGGCCCCCAGCATCGCGTACGACACGAAGGGCGACCTGAAGGATGCGCCGGTGACGATCTACAAGGTCGAGCACGGCGCGTTCAAGCCGGTCGATACGATCGCCGGCAACTGA
- a CDS encoding MFS transporter gives MQASELSGVPRAAERALTRSDYKTLGLAALGGALEFYDFIIFVFFAPAIGQLFFPHDIPDWLRQLQTFGIFAAGYLARPLGGVIMAHFGDLFGRKRMFTLSVLMMSVPTLLMGLLPTYDSIGILAPVLLLLFRVLQGAAVGGEVPGAWVFVSEHVPSRHIGYACGTLTAGLTAGILLGSLVAAGINSRYSGAEVTAFAWRIPFLLGGVFGLFSVYLRRWLHETPVFAEMKAKKALAAEIPLKAVLRDHGRAVIVSMLLTWMLSAAIVVVILMTPALLQKQFHLTPATTLFANSVATLCLTAGCITAGSLAGRIGAKRVLGIGGLGLAACYYLLFVQVAADTSTLPLYYGIAGFMVGTIGAVPFVMVRSFPAVVRFSGISFSYNVAYAIFGGLTPVIVSLMMKSNPLAPVVYVAAICVLGAIAVQFSKDAKDVKDTR, from the coding sequence ATGCAAGCTTCCGAATTGAGCGGCGTGCCTCGCGCCGCCGAACGCGCGCTCACGCGCAGCGACTACAAAACCCTTGGCCTTGCCGCACTCGGCGGCGCTCTCGAGTTCTACGACTTCATCATCTTCGTGTTCTTCGCACCGGCGATAGGACAGCTGTTCTTCCCGCACGACATTCCCGACTGGTTGCGCCAGTTGCAGACGTTCGGCATCTTCGCGGCCGGCTATCTCGCGCGCCCGCTCGGCGGCGTGATCATGGCGCACTTCGGCGACCTGTTCGGCCGCAAGCGGATGTTCACGCTGAGCGTGCTGATGATGTCCGTGCCGACCCTGCTGATGGGCCTGCTGCCGACCTACGATTCGATCGGCATCCTCGCGCCGGTGCTGCTGCTGCTGTTCCGCGTGCTGCAGGGCGCGGCGGTCGGCGGCGAAGTGCCGGGCGCGTGGGTGTTCGTGTCCGAGCATGTGCCGTCGCGCCACATCGGCTATGCATGCGGCACGCTGACCGCGGGCCTGACGGCCGGCATCCTGCTCGGCTCGCTCGTCGCCGCGGGCATCAACAGCCGCTACTCGGGCGCCGAAGTCACCGCGTTCGCGTGGCGCATTCCGTTCCTGCTCGGTGGTGTGTTCGGGCTGTTCTCCGTGTACCTGCGCCGCTGGCTGCACGAAACGCCGGTGTTCGCCGAGATGAAGGCAAAGAAGGCGCTCGCGGCCGAGATTCCGCTGAAGGCCGTGCTGCGCGACCACGGCCGCGCGGTGATCGTGTCGATGCTGCTCACGTGGATGCTGTCGGCCGCGATCGTCGTCGTGATCCTGATGACGCCCGCGCTGCTGCAGAAGCAGTTCCACCTGACGCCCGCGACGACGCTGTTCGCGAACAGCGTCGCGACGCTGTGCCTGACGGCCGGCTGCATCACCGCGGGTTCGCTCGCAGGCCGGATCGGCGCGAAGCGCGTGCTCGGCATCGGCGGCCTCGGGCTGGCCGCGTGCTACTACCTGCTGTTCGTGCAGGTCGCGGCCGACACGTCGACGCTGCCGCTCTACTACGGAATCGCGGGCTTCATGGTCGGCACGATCGGCGCGGTGCCGTTCGTGATGGTCAGGAGCTTTCCTGCCGTGGTGCGCTTCTCGGGCATCTCGTTCTCGTACAACGTCGCCTATGCGATCTTCGGCGGCCTCACGCCGGTGATCGTGTCGCTGATGATGAAGTCGAATCCGCTTGCACCGGTCGTGTATGTCGCGGCGATCTGCGTGCTCGGCGCGATCGCCGTGCAGTTCTCGAAGGATGCGAAGGACGTGAAGGACACGCGCTGA
- a CDS encoding RbsD/FucU family protein, which produces MLKNLDPLLHADILHALRAMGHGDEIAICDANFPAESVAEHTVVGRALRIDGADSARVARAVLSVLPLDTFVDTPAWRMEVVGDAAAVPPVQREVQAEIDRAEGRAVPLAGIDRFAFYERAQQAYAVIVTGELRGYGCFLFKKGVLLSDAG; this is translated from the coding sequence ATGCTGAAGAATCTCGACCCGCTGTTGCACGCCGACATCCTGCACGCGCTGCGCGCGATGGGCCACGGTGACGAAATCGCGATCTGCGACGCGAATTTCCCGGCCGAATCCGTGGCGGAGCACACGGTGGTCGGCCGCGCGCTGCGGATCGACGGCGCCGATTCGGCGCGCGTCGCGCGCGCGGTGCTGTCGGTGCTGCCGCTCGACACGTTCGTCGACACGCCCGCGTGGCGGATGGAAGTCGTCGGCGACGCGGCGGCGGTGCCGCCCGTGCAGCGCGAGGTGCAGGCCGAGATCGACCGTGCGGAAGGGCGCGCGGTGCCGCTCGCGGGCATCGACCGTTTCGCGTTCTACGAGCGCGCGCAGCAGGCTTACGCGGTGATCGTCACCGGCGAGCTGCGCGGCTACGGCTGTTTCCTCTTCAAGAAAGGCGTGCTGTTGAGCGACGCGGGCTAA
- a CDS encoding AraC family transcriptional regulator, with amino-acid sequence MTTLLAVPPMSLSDTLRHQPDNADLGAMLVHFRLLEPVFDALPDVAFFVKDANGRYALVNRTLAMRCGFKDKRDLLGKTADEVFPRRFGRSYFEQDMATINAGQQLTDQLELHLYPGRQPGWCLTCKEPLRDAAGQVVGLAGISRDLKAHEGSHPAYSRLADVVQHIQDHYVQPLNLKHLAQMAGMSVAQLERYFHKVFHLTPRQVLLKTRLDAATALLVSHDKVTDVAALCGYTDHSAFTRQFKATVGVTPTEYRLMLQERAA; translated from the coding sequence ATGACGACCTTGCTTGCCGTACCGCCCATGAGCCTGTCCGATACGTTGCGCCACCAGCCCGACAACGCCGATCTCGGCGCGATGCTCGTGCACTTCCGCCTGCTCGAACCGGTGTTCGATGCGCTGCCGGACGTCGCGTTCTTCGTGAAGGATGCGAACGGCCGCTACGCGCTCGTCAATCGCACGCTGGCAATGCGCTGCGGCTTCAAGGACAAGCGCGACCTGCTCGGCAAGACGGCCGACGAAGTGTTTCCGCGCCGCTTCGGCCGCAGCTATTTCGAGCAGGACATGGCGACGATCAACGCCGGCCAGCAACTGACGGACCAGCTCGAGCTGCACCTGTATCCGGGCCGCCAGCCGGGCTGGTGCCTGACCTGCAAGGAGCCGCTGCGCGACGCAGCGGGCCAGGTGGTCGGCCTCGCGGGCATCTCGCGCGACCTGAAGGCGCACGAGGGATCGCACCCGGCGTACAGCCGGCTCGCCGACGTGGTCCAGCACATCCAGGATCACTACGTGCAGCCGCTGAACCTGAAGCATCTTGCGCAGATGGCCGGGATGTCGGTCGCGCAGCTCGAACGCTACTTCCACAAGGTGTTCCACCTGACGCCGCGCCAGGTGCTGCTGAAGACGCGGCTCGATGCGGCCACCGCGCTGCTCGTCTCGCACGACAAGGTGACCGACGTCGCGGCGTTATGCGGCTATACGGATCACAGCGCGTTCACGCGTCAGTTCAAGGCGACGGTCGGCGTGACGCCGACGGAATACCGGTTGATGCTGCAGGAGCGGGCAGCGTGA
- a CDS encoding nuclear transport factor 2 family protein: MNTAQSAPSAHTDLIDRYFDAWNEPDVARRRALIDATYASDAAYRDPLMAGDGHAGIDTMIAAVQERFPAYRFRRTTDVDAFGQHLRFSWALVSPDGAAIVKGSDFGTVDTSGRLASITGFIDEMPAAAS; the protein is encoded by the coding sequence ATGAACACCGCCCAATCCGCGCCGTCCGCTCACACCGACCTGATCGACCGCTACTTCGACGCATGGAACGAACCCGATGTCGCGCGCCGGCGCGCGCTGATCGACGCGACCTACGCGAGCGACGCGGCCTATCGCGATCCGCTGATGGCCGGCGATGGCCATGCGGGCATCGACACGATGATCGCGGCCGTGCAGGAACGCTTCCCCGCGTACCGCTTCCGCCGCACGACCGACGTCGACGCGTTCGGCCAGCACCTGCGCTTCTCGTGGGCGCTCGTGTCGCCCGACGGCGCGGCAATCGTGAAGGGTTCGGACTTCGGCACCGTCGACACGTCGGGCCGTCTCGCGTCGATCACGGGTTTCATCGACGAAATGCCGGCCGCCGCGTCGTGA
- a CDS encoding DoxX family protein: MTRSVDSGVIFFARLALAALFLWGGVMKLLGYGDFVGYLHGLNVPYPQVVAPVVVAIEGLGGLLLIVGYKVKPLALLMAFYTIATAMVGHNFWDATSAAVQHDMVIHFWKNVAIAGGFLLLFVTGAGGASIDGLRRPSSSYGSLR, from the coding sequence ATGACGCGTTCCGTCGATTCCGGCGTCATTTTTTTCGCGCGCCTGGCGCTGGCGGCGTTGTTCTTGTGGGGCGGCGTGATGAAGCTGCTCGGCTACGGCGATTTCGTCGGCTATCTGCATGGGCTGAACGTGCCGTATCCGCAGGTCGTCGCGCCGGTCGTCGTCGCGATCGAGGGGCTCGGCGGCCTGCTGCTGATCGTCGGCTACAAGGTGAAGCCGCTCGCGCTGCTGATGGCGTTCTATACGATCGCGACCGCGATGGTCGGGCACAATTTCTGGGACGCGACGAGCGCCGCGGTCCAGCATGACATGGTGATCCACTTCTGGAAGAACGTCGCGATCGCCGGCGGCTTCCTGCTGCTGTTCGTTACCGGCGCCGGCGGTGCGAGCATCGACGGCCTGCGCCGGCCGAGTTCGTCGTACGGCAGCCTGCGCTGA
- a CDS encoding branched-chain amino acid ABC transporter substrate-binding protein, translating into MRSRRLLQALAPLLLACLPVFPAFGADTIVVGYAGALTGAQAHFGEDSARGIRLAIDEINAGHPSVAGRPVTFVLDAQDDQADPKVATTVAQRFVDTRVSAVIGHQNSGTSIAVARLYASANIAELTPSATNPALTHLGYRTTFRLLANDDFLGQAVARYAVDRLHVRRVGVVDDRTAYGQGIADVFVDGVGKAGATVVAREYTTDKAFDFGAPLTLIKGKTPDAIFFGGMDTQGGPMLKQMKKYRIVVPLLGGDGLCTQEITKLAGDALDGHLICADGGRSLAKMPGGPAFSARFAQKYGAPVQLYAPYAYDAMMAVYHAVMLAQSTDPAKIVDALHRVDFQGVTGRIAFDATGELRNPAATISTFKGGSKVALSEVVE; encoded by the coding sequence ATGCGCTCCCGACGTTTGCTACAGGCCCTTGCGCCGCTTCTGCTGGCATGTTTGCCGGTGTTTCCCGCGTTCGGCGCGGATACGATCGTCGTCGGTTACGCGGGTGCGCTCACCGGCGCGCAGGCGCATTTCGGCGAGGACAGCGCGCGGGGCATCCGCCTCGCGATCGACGAAATCAACGCGGGCCATCCGAGCGTCGCGGGGCGACCCGTCACGTTCGTGCTCGACGCGCAGGACGATCAGGCCGACCCTAAGGTCGCGACGACCGTCGCGCAGCGCTTCGTCGACACGCGCGTCAGTGCCGTGATCGGCCACCAGAATTCGGGGACCTCGATCGCCGTCGCGCGGCTCTATGCGTCGGCGAACATCGCCGAACTGACGCCATCCGCGACCAACCCGGCGTTGACGCACCTCGGCTACCGCACGACGTTCCGCCTGCTCGCGAACGACGATTTCCTGGGGCAGGCAGTCGCCCGCTATGCGGTCGACCGGCTGCATGTGCGTCGCGTCGGCGTGGTCGACGACCGGACGGCCTACGGGCAGGGCATCGCGGACGTGTTCGTCGACGGGGTCGGCAAGGCGGGCGCGACGGTCGTCGCACGCGAATACACGACCGACAAGGCGTTCGACTTTGGCGCGCCGCTGACGCTGATCAAGGGCAAGACGCCCGATGCGATCTTCTTCGGCGGCATGGATACGCAGGGCGGGCCGATGTTGAAGCAGATGAAGAAGTACCGGATCGTCGTGCCGCTCCTCGGCGGCGACGGCCTGTGCACGCAGGAGATCACGAAACTGGCCGGCGACGCGCTCGACGGCCACCTGATCTGCGCCGACGGCGGCCGCAGCCTTGCGAAGATGCCGGGCGGTCCCGCGTTTTCAGCGCGTTTCGCGCAGAAGTACGGCGCGCCCGTGCAGCTCTACGCGCCCTATGCGTACGACGCGATGATGGCGGTCTACCATGCGGTGATGCTCGCGCAGTCGACCGATCCCGCGAAGATCGTCGACGCGCTGCATCGGGTCGACTTCCAGGGCGTGACGGGCCGGATCGCGTTCGACGCAACCGGCGAGCTGCGCAATCCGGCCGCAACGATTTCGACGTTCAAAGGAGGCAGCAAGGTGGCTTTGTCGGAGGTGGTCGAGTGA